One window from the genome of Anolis sagrei isolate rAnoSag1 chromosome 4, rAnoSag1.mat, whole genome shotgun sequence encodes:
- the LOC137096936 gene encoding uncharacterized protein: MMPRKNVGGPKGKGPAKKTPAKCPLPPRESSSEEEDVSAEELNALMARMDKFERERGLSMREAGPRPARQASRKIIFKNLLSRMSVLEAARAAATQEVDHNSQPEPNQREQDPPAPTPQTVVGQVSADNPATTTLTSAAPAVSWSQPVSAEVQPAKKASPSATTPADPVMTSPSASPAVPERAAPGQPATQAIVVDGPSTSAGNNTTLVWPWGLCHAQNTTPTLPSPALVATGASVAKAGPQVPTVAPITLEMARTGDDNQYWGTDKWVLPIVPTAASASLGAHLSQKTIDKILRNEYIDMFSLYFRELDKKEKEDLDEERKEKLKNRRVERNWKNWIACYTIYASLLVEAHPYRAKALFKYQNIIYGAYVNYTGQVWLVYDSRFRSEAATMPNKRWDLIDSQLWMEVMNTTRAVSGEKADSGHTIQNTKESQPFRQGGPAQQPQRQKAMCWEYAAQGACAREDCKYQHACAICQGNHATNSCYKGKPTRSGPRGAQFNRRNPGQVTVPKGPQPNQGGSA, from the coding sequence atgatGCCgaggaagaatgtgggcggccctaaaggaaagggacctgccaagaagactccggcgaagtgtcccctccctcctagggaatcatcatcggaggaggaggacgttTCAGCCGAAGAATTGAATGCTCTTATGGCTAGGATGGACAAatttgagagggagagggggctttCAATGAGGGAGGCTGGGCCGCGCCCTGCGCGGCAGGCTAGCaggaagataatttttaaaaatctgctctcCCGCATGTCTGTTCTAGAGGCCGCCCGAGCAGCTGCGACACAAGAAGTTGATCACAACAGCCAACCGGAGCCCAATCAGAGGGAACAAGATCCTCCGGCCCCAACACCGCAAACGGTCGTGGGTCAAGTGTCGGCTGACAACCCAGCAACAACAACGCTGACCAGCGCGGCCCCGGCTGTATCCTGGTCTCAACCAGTTAGCGCGGAggtacagcctgcgaagaaagcaTCACCATCGGCCACCACACCGGCTGATCCGGTCATGACATCTCCTTCGGCGTCACCGGCTGTGCCAGAGCGGGCGGCACCTGGTCAGCCTGCTACACAAGCCATCGTCGTGGACGGGCCCTCGACATCCGCAGGTAATAACACCACACTGGTCTGGCCTTGGGGCCTGTGCCATGCGCAAAACACAACACCTACTCTCCCAAGTCCGGCCCTGGTGGCAACAGGAGCTTCGGTCGCAAAGGCTGGCCCTCAAGTCCCTACGGTTGCCCCCATAACCTTAGAAATGGCTAGGACGGGGGATGACAACCAGTATTGGGGAACCGATAAATGGGTTTTGCCGATAGTACCTACGGCAGCCTCAGCCTCTTTGGGGGCTCATTTGTCACAGAAAACCATAGACAAGATACTCAGGAATGAGTATATAGATATGTTTTCATTATACTTTAGGGAgttagataaaaaggaaaaagaggatttggACGAAGAACGTAAAGAGAAGCTAAAGAATAGGCGGGTTGAGCGgaattggaaaaattggatagcttgttataccatatatgcatccctgctagtggaagctcatccttacagggccaaggccttgtttaaatatcaaaatataatatatggggcatatgtcaactacactggtcaggtgtggcttgtttacgatagccgctttcgttctgaggctgccacgatgcctaacaagcgatgggacctcatcgacagtcaattgtggatggaggtaatgaatacaaccagagcagtttctggtgagaaggccgatagcggccatactatacagaacactaaagagagtcagccctttcggcagggaggcccagcacaacagccgcaaagGCAAAAggctatgtgctgggaatacgcggcccagggagcttgcgcccgcgaggactgtaaatatcagcacgcctgtgcaatatgccagggtaaccacgcaaccaatagttgttacaagggaaaacccacaagaagtgGGCCAAGAGGTGCCCAGTTCAATAGAAGGAATCCTGGACAGGTtactgttccaaaagggccccagcccaatcaaggcgggtccgcttag